Genomic window (Deinobacterium chartae):
CTCGAGTTCGCCCGAGGCCAGGGCCGCTCCCAGCAGCGCGGCGTGCGAGAGCTGAAACACCGCGTCCTGACGGCTGTAGCTGTCGGGCAGCACGCCGCGCGCGTGCTCGGTCAGCAGTTCGGTGTCGGGAATGACCGCCAACGTGCCCAGACGCGTGGGCGGAGTCACCCGCAGGTACCGCAGACCGCTTTCGCCGCTCGCCGCGATCACCGCTCCGCCCAGCAGCGCCGCCCCGGCGTTGTCCGGGTGCCCCTCGAGCTCGCTGGCCAGCTCGAACAGCCGCTCGCGGCCCAGCGGGCCGCCCAGACAGGTATCGGCTGCGACCAGCCCGGCCACCAGCGCGGCCGCACTCGAACCCAGGCCGCGCGCCAGCGGAATCTCGCTCTCCACCTCGAGGCGCACGGCCGGGACCGGCCGCCCGGCGCGCTCGCAGGCCAGCACAAAGGCCCGCATCACCGGGTTGCGCGCGTCACGCGGTGTACCGGCCAGCGCGGCACCGTGCGGCACCAACTCGAGCTGCGCGGCGGGCCGGACCCGCACCGTGGTAAAGAGGTTCAGCGCCAGACCCACGCAGTCGAATCCGGGGCCCAGATTCGCGCTCGAGGCAGGAACGCGCACCGCGAACGGGGCGAACCCGGCAGCGCTTCCCGGCGGCTCCGAGCGGGCAGACAGCGACATCAGAGCATCGCCTCCACCACCGCAGCGAGCGAGGCGTCGAGCGTGACCGGGGTGACGTCCACCGCGCGCAGCGCGGTATCCGGGTCCTTGAGGCCGTTGCCGGTCAGCACGGCCACCACCCGGCGCCCCGCCTCGAGGCGGCCCATACGGTGCAGCTTGATCAGGCCCGCCACCGAGGCGGCCGAGGCCGGTTCGCAGAACACGCCCTCGCGCGCCAGCAGGCGGTACGCCTCGAGGATCTCGTCGTCGGTCACGGCCTCGAACAGCCCCGCGCTCTCCTGCACGGCCGCGCGCGCCAGGTGCGCCGAGGCCGGGTTGCCGATGCGGATGGCGGTCGCCAGCGTCTCGGGCTTCATGACCCGCTCGCCGCGCACCAACGGGGCGGCTCCCTCCGCCTGAAAGCCGAACATCTGCGGCAGGCGGCCGAGGCGGCCGTGGACGCGGTACTCAGCAAAGCCTTTCCAGTACGCCGAGATGTTGCCGGCGTTACCGACCGGGATTGCCAGAATGTCCGGCGCGTCTCCGAGCACGTCCACCACCTCGAAGGCCGCAGTCTTTTGCCCCTCGAGGCGGTACGGGTTGACCGAGTTGACCAGCGTGACCGGGTGGGTCTCGGAGATCTGCCGCACCAGCTCGAGCGCCTCGTCGAAGTTGCCGCGCACCTGCAGCACCTGCGCGCCGTACACCACCGCCTGGGCCAGCTTGCCCAGCGCGATCTTGCCCTCGGGGATCAGCACGATGCAGCGCATGCCGGCCCGCGCTGCGTAAGCGGCGGCTGCCGCCGAGGTGTTGCCGGTCGAAGCGCAGATCACCGCGTCCGAACCGGCCTCGAGGGCCTTGGCAACCGCCATGACCATCCCGCGGTCCTTGAACGAACCGGTGGGGTTGAACCCCTCGCACTTCAGGTGCAGCTCGATGCCCAGCATCTGCGAGAGCCGGGGCGCGTGAATCAGCGGCGTAGCCCCCTCGTGCAGGGTGAGGGGCGGTGTGGCGTCGCTGACCGGCAGCAAGGAGCGGTAGGATTCGATAATTCCGGGCATGGTGCTCTTTACCCTACTGCATCCCCCCGCGCACTTCCCGAGATCGTTTAAGCAAGTGCTCCCGACATCACATTTTTTGCCGCAAACCGCGGTGTTAGCATGCAGTATGTCCCGACAGAACTACACCGCAGGCACCCGCTGGGAGTCCGAGATCGGCTGCTCCCGCGCCGTACGGGTAGGAGCTCAGGTCTTCGTGTCCGGCTGCACCGCGCTCAAGCCCGACGGCAGCATGGCCGATGCGGACGACGTCTACCTGCAGGCCCAGCAGGCCCTGCGCAACCTCGAGACCGGCTTGCGCGAGGTGGGCGCCTCGCTGGCGGACGTGGTGCGCACCCGCATGTTCTTGACCAACATCGATCACTGGCCCAAGGTGGCCCGCGCGCACCTCGAGGCTTTCGGGGACGTGCGGCCGGCGGCCTCGATGCTGGAGGTCAGCAGCCTGATCGACTCACGCATGCTGGTCGAGATCGAAGCGGACGCGCTCGTCTTCGCATAGCGCGCCTCGGATCAGGCAGGGATCAGGCAGGGACCGCACCGGGCGGCGCGGTCCCTGCGAACGGTCTGACTCAGTAGCGGCGGTTGCCGCCGCCGTAGCCGCCCGAGCGGGGCCCGGAGGAGCGGCGTTCGCTGGGATCGGCGGCCTGGGTGACCACAATGTTCTTGGCCTGCGGTCCTTTGCCGGGAGGGCCGGGTTCAATTTCAAATTCGACGATGTCACCCTCGTTAAGGGACTTGTAGCCGCTGCCGCTGATCGCCCGGAAGTGCGCGAACAGATCGGGGCCACCATCGTCTTGCTGAATGAATCCAAAACCCTTATCGTTGTTGAACCACTTCACTTTACCTTGCGCCATGATGTGCTCCTGACTCGTTCCATACGAACGCCGTACGGCGTGGGCGTTCAGGGAAATACTTTGGTATTGTCCTGGAACA
Coding sequences:
- the thrB gene encoding homoserine kinase, coding for MSLSARSEPPGSAAGFAPFAVRVPASSANLGPGFDCVGLALNLFTTVRVRPAAQLELVPHGAALAGTPRDARNPVMRAFVLACERAGRPVPAVRLEVESEIPLARGLGSSAAALVAGLVAADTCLGGPLGRERLFELASELEGHPDNAGAALLGGAVIAASGESGLRYLRVTPPTRLGTLAVIPDTELLTEHARGVLPDSYSRQDAVFQLSHAALLGAALASGELELLAEATRDRLHQPYRAPLIPGLAPILEEAPRRGALAACLSGAGPTALVLFDQERADRDGLIEWLRAVLTQHRVPGRVVQLEVNVTGAVVSAL
- the thrC gene encoding threonine synthase, which encodes MPGIIESYRSLLPVSDATPPLTLHEGATPLIHAPRLSQMLGIELHLKCEGFNPTGSFKDRGMVMAVAKALEAGSDAVICASTGNTSAAAAAYAARAGMRCIVLIPEGKIALGKLAQAVVYGAQVLQVRGNFDEALELVRQISETHPVTLVNSVNPYRLEGQKTAAFEVVDVLGDAPDILAIPVGNAGNISAYWKGFAEYRVHGRLGRLPQMFGFQAEGAAPLVRGERVMKPETLATAIRIGNPASAHLARAAVQESAGLFEAVTDDEILEAYRLLAREGVFCEPASAASVAGLIKLHRMGRLEAGRRVVAVLTGNGLKDPDTALRAVDVTPVTLDASLAAVVEAML
- a CDS encoding RidA family protein, with product MSRQNYTAGTRWESEIGCSRAVRVGAQVFVSGCTALKPDGSMADADDVYLQAQQALRNLETGLREVGASLADVVRTRMFLTNIDHWPKVARAHLEAFGDVRPAASMLEVSSLIDSRMLVEIEADALVFA
- a CDS encoding cold-shock protein, producing the protein MAQGKVKWFNNDKGFGFIQQDDGGPDLFAHFRAISGSGYKSLNEGDIVEFEIEPGPPGKGPQAKNIVVTQAADPSERRSSGPRSGGYGGGNRRY